Proteins from a single region of Gossypium arboreum isolate Shixiya-1 chromosome 1, ASM2569848v2, whole genome shotgun sequence:
- the LOC108480670 gene encoding uncharacterized protein LOC108480670, protein MAATTNTTTTPPDSVSADELAAKAVHKRYEGLVMVRTKAIKGKGAWYWAHLEPMLVHNTDTGLPKAVKLRCSLCDAVFSASNPSRTASEHLKRGTCPNFNSLAKPISSVSPSPTAMTTPTATQSNRKRSSSSVTVTATGGVLVASGSGSVSGSGCSYQATPLAIVDPSRFCGELAYSPSPGAVVTASGGTGNLLPQQQHLVLSGGREDLGALAMLEDRVKKLKSPKASPGPTLSKSQIECAVGFLADWMYECCGSVSFSSLEHPKFRAFLNQVGLPPVSIRELVGSRLDVKYEEVKAESEARIRDAMFFQIAADGWKVKNFSSGEESLVNLTVNLPNGTSLYRKAIFFTGSVPSKYAEEVLLETLTGICGNAVQQCAGIVADKFKTKALRNLESQHHWMVNLSCQFQGFNSLIKDFTKEFPLFKTVTENALKVANFINNTSQIQSSFQKYQLQECGIARLLRVPLRDHEFGPVYTMVEDILNSSPALQLVLLDETFKLVSMEDPVAREVAEMIRDMGFWNDLEAVHSLVKLIKEMAHEIETERPLVGQCLPLWDELRTKVKEWCSKFQIPEGPVEKVIERRFKKNYHPAWSAAYILDPLYLIKDMSGKYLPPFKCLTPEQEKDVDKLITRLVSREEAHIALMELMKWRTEGLDPVYARAVQMKERDPITGKMKIVNPQSSRLVWETYLTEFKFLGKVAARLIFLHATSCGFKCNWSMLRWIAAHGHSRVSIEKAQKLIFIAAHNKLERRDFSSDEEKDAQLFALANNEDDVLNEVLVETSSV, encoded by the coding sequence ATGGCTGCCACGACTAATACGACAACTACTCCGCCGGACTCAGTGTCGGCCGATGAATTAGCAGCCAAGGCCGTACACAAGAGATACGAAGGGTTAGTCATGGTTCGAACGAAGGCAATAAAAGGTAAAGGAGCTTGGTATTGGGCTCATCTTGAGCCTATGCTTGTTCACAACACCGATACCGGACTTCCCAAAGCTGTGAAACTCCGGTGTTCTTTATGCGACGCCGTTTTCTCAGCTTCCAATCCTTCAAGAACAGCTTCAGAACATTTAAAGCGAGGAACTTGTCCTAACTTTAACTCCCTTGCTAAACCCATTTCATCTGTTTCACCATCTCCGACAGCGATGACAACTCCAACAGCAACACAAAGTAATAGAAAACGAAGTTCATCTTCGGTTACTGTGACAGCCACTGGTGGTGTCCTTGTTGCATCGGGTTCTGGTTCTGTTTCAGGTTCAGGTTGTTCTTATCAAGCTACTCCTTTGGCTATTGTTGACCCATCAAGGTTTTGTGGGGAGTTAGCTTATTCACCCTCACCAGGTGCGGTTGTGACAGCAAGTGGTGGAACTGGAAACTTGTTACCACAACAACAACATTTGGTTTTGTCTGGTGGAAGAGAAGATTTAGGTGCTTTGGCTATGTTGGAAGATAGAGTGAAGAAGCTAAAAAGTCCTAAAGCATCACCTGGACCAACTTTAAGCAAATCCCAAATTGAGTGTGCTGTTGGTTTTTTAGCTGATTGGATGTATGAATGTTGTGGGTCGGTTTCATTTTCAAGTCTTGAACACCCAAAGTTCAGAGCTTTTCTTAACCAAGTTGGGTTACCACCAGTTTCGATAAGGGAGCTTGTTGGGTCTAGATTGGATGTTAAGTACGAGGAAGTGAAAGCTGAATCAGAAGCAAGGATTAGAGATGCCATGTTCTTTCAAATTGCAGCTGATGGATGGAAAGTTAAGAACTTTTCTAGTGGAGAAGAAAGCTTGGTGAATTTGACTGTGAATTTGCCTAATGGGACTAGTTTGTATAGAAAAGCAATTTTCTTTACTGGTTCAGTCCCTTCTAAATATGCAGAAGAGGTCTTGTTGGAGACATTAACAGGTATTTGTGGGAATGCTGTTCAACAATGTGCAGGGATTGTTGCTGATAAATTCAAGACTAAAGCTTTAAGGAATTTAGAGAGTCAGCATCATTGGATGGTTAACCTTTCTTGTCAATTTCAAGGTTTCAACAGTTTAATAAAGGACTTCACCAAGGAATTTCCTTTGTTCAAGACAGTGACAGAGAATGCCTTGAAGGTTGCAAATTTCATAAACAACACCAGTCAAATCCAAAGTAGTTTTCAAAAGTATCAGTTGCAGGAGTGTGGGATTGCTAGGTTACTGAGAGTGCCTTTGCGTGATCACGAATTCGGACCGGTGTACACAATGGTTGAAGATATACTGAACTCTTCTCCAGCACTTCAGTTGGTTCTACTCGACGAAACGTTTAAGTTGGTATCCATGGAAGATCCGGTTGCTAGGGAAGTTGCGGAGATGATTCGAGATATGGGGTTTTGGAACGATTTAGAAGCGGTGCATTCGCTGGTTAAATTGATCAAAGAAATGGCTCATGAGATCGAGACCGAAAGACCACTTGTTGGACAATGTTTACCACTTTGGGATGAACTTAGAACCAAAGTGAAGGAATGGTGTTCAAAGTTTCAAATTCCAGAAGGTCCAGTAGAGAAAGTGATCGAAAGACGGTTCAAGAAGAACTACCACCCAGCTTGGTCCGCCGCGTACATTCTCGATCCTCTTTATTTGATTAAAGACATGAGTGGAAAGTACCTTCCTCCATTCAAATGCTTGACACCAGAGCAAGAAAAAGATGTTGACAAGCTCATAACCAGGCTTGTATCAAGGGAAGAAGCTCATATTGCACTTATGGAACTTATGAAATGGAGAACCGAAGGGCTTGATCCGGTATATGCACGAGCAGTACAAATGAAGGAGCGGGATCCCATCACTGGGAAAATGAAAATTGTTAACCCTCAAAGCAGTAGGCTCGTATGGGAAACGTATCTAACCGAGTTCAAGTTCCTCGGAAAAGTTGCAGCTAGGCTTATATTCCTACACGCAACTTCATGTGGATTCAAATGCAACTGGTCCATGTTAAGATGGATAGCAGCTCATGGACATTCAAGGGTAAGCATTGAAAAAGCTCAAAAGTTGATATTTATCGCAGCACATAACAAGCTCGAGCGGCGCGATTTTTCCAGCGACGAAGAGAAGGATGCACAGCTTTTCGCATTAGCAAACAATGAGGATGATGTGCTAAATGAGGTTCTTGTTGAAACATCCTCAGTGTGA